The genomic region CAGGTCTCCCCGCTTCAGGACGAAATCTTCATCCACCGGTTCCACAAGATCGTAGACGCCCCGGTACTCGCTGTTGAGAAACAGAGACACGGAGTAGGCATCGGAGTGCCAGACATTCAGTTCATCAAAGATGCGGAAACTCAGTTTATTACGAATCAGATAGTTGTCATCCGGGTTTGAAATGAAAAGCAGTTCATCGAAATCCGCATAGGCATCCTCCAACCCGGGCCGCACCTTCCAGGACTTCTTGTTGAAAAACTTCGCAAGCCCCCCCCGGAAGCGAGCTTCGCCAGCATGGTAGCCACCCCCATCCACCGCCCATCCAATGTTGTAGTATTCGTCGGAGAAAGGGTTGGCATTGAGGCTGTCATAATCCACGGTCGTGATGTTGACCTCGAACCAGGGAAGACCTGTCTCCGATCGTGCCATCGTGTTCACAGCCTGAGGAACACTCAGGGCACTCTCCCGGCCCCAGGCATCCCGATGGGAGATTGCATATTCGTAGGACATTCCGGGGAAAGCATCCCAGTCCACGAAGTAGCGACGCACCGAAGACATGCTGCCGACTTCCAGCCAGGGATCCTGATCATTCATGCGCCGATAGATCGCCGTTTCTTTCAGACTGACATCCCATTCATAGCCCCAGCGAAGGATGTTCATTTCATAGCCAGCCATTGCCGTGAAGTCTGTCGGTGAGTCCGGTGCAATTCCCGGATCCGCAATGTCCCAGACTCCGATGGCTCCGATCACGGCTCCACCACGGGGGCTGTCAAACTCCACATCCAGAGTTCCGTCGGAGACCGTGCTGGCGATGGAGTACTCATAGGCTCCCATGAAGCCGACCTTCGCGCAGAGGTCAAGATCATCAAAGATCTGCACCCCCTCGATCCAGATGTCCATGAGGCGAAGGTTCGGACCATGTCTTTTCCCGTCCAGCAGGTAAAGGCGAACGATATACTCTCCGTTGGGGAGATCAAATCGATAGGCCGTCGCTCCCTTGCGCATCCAGGTGTAGAGGTCGTAATCCAGGGAAGTCCAGGGAGCGTTGTTCGGCACAAATCCGGGGACGGTCTGTGATCCGCCCACGTAACCCTGGCTGCCAGGGAAGTAGGGCTGGTCAGCTTCAAAGGTATTCATCTGGGAGTCGGTGAGACGACTTCCCCCGCAATTGAAGGCATAGAGCGGAGCCTGTGCCTGAGAAGATAGAGCGAGGCAGAGGAAGAGGAGTGATGCAAGGATGCGATGCTTCAAAAAGCCTCCTGATATTGGCGAACCGGGGCTTAATTTTAGCATATCGGCAAGGCGGAATCGAGTGCCTCAGAGAAGAAGAAATGATGGCAATCCACTACAGGAAAGAATGGAGAAGTGCCTTCCACGCTGAAACCTGATGAGGCCAGGAAAAAACATCCGTGATTTCAAAAAGTGGAGATCCGTCTCCCGGATATGGCTTCAGGACTCTCTCCCGAAGAGCGGGGAAGAGTTCCCCTCGGGGGTAAAGACAGGTCGATGGCCAGATCTCGGGATAGGCGAGGTCTGCGGGAAGAAGGGGAAGGGCTCCTCGTGCGGCCGCTTCCAGAACCGACAAACCCTGAAACTCGTGAAGAGAAGTGGAGACGACCAAATGCGCGCGCTCCAGTTCCTCCAGATACTCGCCCCGGCTCTCCAGATATCCCCAGCGAGCAATTCTGTGAGCTAGCCTTTGCTTCGCTTCCTCAAAAACAGGGGGCTGCTCCCGGAAGGACTCACCGATTACCGAGACCTGAAAGTCCAGCCCCTCCTTGTCCAGTTGATAGAGAGCCTCGAAAAACTCTTCAGGGTTCTTGTCATGCTCCCAACGATGGTTCCAGAGGATGCGGCAAAGACCTTCCCGCTCCGGGGGCATGGGTCTATCTAGAAAGTCAGGAGACAGGGGGACGGGAAGCAAGTGGGAACGGTCGAGGATCCTTGCAGAAAGATCCCGGGGAGCATGATCCGGCATGGCACGCACAAAACCAGGAAGAGCATTCAGAAAACTGTCACGATTGAAAGCCGTGTTCCAGATCACGCGATCTGCGGACAGGGCACTGAGGATATTGATCCAGCCGTAGTGATAGTCCCGGGGATCCTCGTTTCGGGTCGGATAGTTCAACTGGTTTTCATGAAAGTAAAGAAGCGCCGGGATCTGCCTTGCCTCTGCAGGAATCAAACCCCGAAACTCTGCGAGGTTCATCAGGGAACTGGCAAAAACGAGATCGACTTCCGGTTTCTCCTCCCGCCAACGATCCGCAAAGACCGCTGCAGCTCCCCTCATGCGCCACTTCCACTTTCTTGCAGGGAGACTCCAGAGCAGAAAGTCCTCTTCAAGATGACGGACCATGCCATCGACCAGTTGGCGGTGGCTTCCTCCGTAGTACGGTTCCAGAATCAGGATCTTCATTTCACTTCCATATAGAAAGGGGGAGAGCCTTGGCCCTCCCCCTCATGATCCTGCAGGCAGGCCTAGAGCTTCCGGGCAACTTCCTCGGCAACTTCCAGCGTTGAGTGGCTGCCGCCCATGTCATAGGTGCGGAAATTTCCGTCCGCAATGACAGTGGCAATCGCTGACTCGAGGCGGGCCGATGCGTCAGACTCTCCCAGGAAGTCAAGCATCATGCGTGTGGACAGAAGCATGGCCATGGGATTGACCTTGTATTGTCCCGCATACTTCGGCGCAGAACCGTGGGTAGGTTCGAAGACCGCAAAGTTGTCGCCAATGTTTCCGCTGGCAGCAAATCCGAGCCCCCCGACCAACTGGGCAGCAAGGTCGCTGATGATGTCGCCGAACATGTTGCCGGCTACCAGAACATCATAGTCTTCAGGGTTCTTGACCAGCCACATGGCCATCGCGTCGATGTTGGTTTCCCAGAGGGGAATGTCGGGGTAATCCGCGGCCACCTTGTGTGCTGCGCGGGTGAACATGCCGCCCGTCTGTCGAAGCACATTGGGCTTCTCTACGAGAGTCACGCTTTTGCGACCATGCGTTTTCGCAAACTCGAAAGCCTGACGAACAATGGACTCGCAACCTGCACGGGTCACCAGGCGAGTGGTCATGGCCATCTCGTCCCGGGGAACATCGCGGAAGCGTTCGGCCTTCGGTGCATGCTTCGCCCAGGTGTCAAAGAGCTCATCCGGAACCGGGTGCGCTTCAATCCCGGTATAGAGGCCTTCGGTGTTTTCCCGGAAGACCACCAGGTCAATTCCATCCCGGAAGTTGAGAGGATTGCCGGGGTAGGCTTTGCAGGGCCGTAAATTCGTGTGGAGATTGAACTCCTGACGAAGGCGGACAATCGGGCTGAAGTACTTGTGTCCTTTTCCCTGCAATTCAGGGGAAAGTTCTTTTTCTGCTTCCGCTGGCGGCTTGCTGGTGATCGCCCCGAAGAGTGCGGCGTTGCTTTCTTTCAAAAGATCAATGGTGCGATCCGGGAACGGATTCCCCTCGCTCTTCCAGAGTTCCCAGCCAATGTCTCCATGCGGGTACTCCGCATCCAGCTTCAGAACATCGAGAACCAGCTTGCTGGCCTCCATTACCTCGTTGCCAACCCCGTCTCCGGGCAACCATGCGATACGGTAGCTCACGCGCACTCCTTTCGTCGCAATAGACAGGAAAAGCTAGCGAGGAGACTTGCGAAGCGCAAGACTAATTGCTCAGTGGGGTCAGGATCTTGCGACGTATTTCCACTCCGGGGGCACTAAGCCGGAAAAGATACACTCCACGGGAAAGATTGCTGCTGTCCCAGACCAGGTCTCGGGGGGAAGTCAGGGAGCCCTCATGGAGGGTCTCCAGCCTGCGCCCCCTGATGTCGTAAATCCGCGCGACTACCGAAACATCGCGATGGGGAATCAGGGGAAAGATCCAGGTCCTCCCGTCACTGCTCCGTGGCTCGCCCATCTCGACTCCCGCCAGTACGGGAACAGGGTCCGGATCGGAATCCTTGCGATTCGTCACATAGTCACCATTTCTCACGAAGGGTTGCGACACGCCATTGCAGAGGACCTCCGTCGCATCAGGGGCCCAGATCAGGAAGTCGAGATTGTCATCGCCCAGGAGAACCGTTTCGCCCTGCCAGGTGACCGAAGAGGGACGATCCAGCTGGACCATCGTCCGGCCCTGATCCAGATAGCGGCTACCTTCGAAAAGGAAACTTGCAGTTCTCATCCCGCTTTGAAGTTCCACTCCGGCCCAGAGACCATCGCTGTAAGACCCTGCCCCCTCCACCCATTCCTCGTCCTTGCGAAGAAGAATCCTGCGGCTTCGGTTTCCCCGCTCGCTTGTTGCCAGGATCCCCCCGGCAAAACGGAAGGTCGTGTCCCGGGGCGCTTCCGTGTTGAGAGGGACCGGAGCGAGGTGCATCAAGACACGGTTCCTTTCTTCGGATCGGTAGAAGCGGAAGACCTGCGACTCCGGATCTACATTCCCGTTGTCCCAGGAGGACAGGCCCCAGGCCCCGTCCACGAAAGCGGGTTCATGAGCATAGAGGTGAAGGGAACCGTTGTCGCCCGCAATCTCCCAGGTGTCCACTCCCGTCAACTGCACCTGCAGGTCTTCCTCCAAATGCATCCGCCAGCGAAGGGCACGATCCCCTCCGATTTCTGACAGAAGGTCATCGCGAAGGTAGATCTCCGGCAGTTCCCCCTCCTCTCCCGGGAAAAGGAGCAAGCTGCGCTCGGCCACCTGCATGGGATTGCCTCCATCGTATCCCCAGGACCAGTCCCAGCCTTCCCAGGGAACATCCGGGTCATTAAAGGCAGAGTGGGTCGTGTAGGCCTGAGCCATGTCAACCTTCAGATACTTCAGGAAATCGCTGTCCCAGAGGAAACTCATCACTCCATCCGTTCCGATGGATTTCCCGGCATTGTGCTGCCCCCGGTCGTCGATCGTGGGGAGATTGTGAGCCTTTGTGTCGGTATCGCCATAGCCATGGTCAATGGCAAAGCCATGGCCCATGGCGCGAAGCGTAAACTGCCCGACATCTTCCTGCATGTGCCCGCCCATGAACTGCCCGCCCTCTAAAGTCATGAGGAAGCTGTCTTCCAGCGGGTCGCCCGGCCAAGCCTGCCGGTAGACATAAAAGCCACGATCGGGAAAAAAGCGATCACGGCCCAGGAGCCGCGGATCCAGCTCCGGGGGGTTCTGGTGCCAGAGAACCGTCGCCCAGGTGTCCGAATCCTCGCCGAGATTATGCCCCTCGGCACCGGATGTGTGGCGCAGGAGCCAGGCGGCCAGACCCGGTTCCGCCAATCTCCCGCTGGCCCACTCCAGAAGACTGACATGTCGGCTGGTTTCGAAGGCCAGGGTGCTGCTGTCATTGCGGTTGAGGAACTTCCCCTCACCGACTGGCAGGATCTGCCATGCCATCCACTCCAAAACCCGCTGAAGATGTTCCTCCTCCCACTCTGCCGTGCCCTCCAGACGCCAACTCGCCTCCCAGGCCGGAAGAAGCGTCATCATGGTCCAGACCAGATAGCTGATGCCCTCCCGATAAGTCCCGTCAGCAGGCAGCAGATCCTCTATGCCGCGCTTGATGTAGACTCTGCCCGCCTGTTTCGCCTGAGCGACGACCGGATCTCCCGGGAGGTCTTCGCCGAGGGCCATTCCCGCAAGAAGAAGGCTTGCTCCAATCGTGATCCCCTTGTTGCTGACCAGGGGATTGAACTGGAACTTCGTAAAGAGAGAATCACTCGAAAGAACTTCCATGGATTCCAGCATCTCCGAAACCAGACGCTGCCGCAGGCTGTCAGAAGCGCTGCGAAAACCGTGATCATAGGCCCAGGAGAGGTTCCAGAGACGGAGAGCCGGACTCAGTTCCCCTAGGAAGCTATCCAGATCCGAGGGCCCCCAGTTGTCACAGAGATACAGGGCCAGTTCCTCCAGAGTCTCCGATGCAGTGCTCGCCGTCTCAGCGCTGCCCAGGCGGGCCGCAAGGCTCAGTTCTGCTACCTGCCGATAGCCCCAGTAATCGAGAACCAGGCTGTCCGGACCCATGGTGGCGTAGTTCTCCACTCGCGAGAGGATCCCGGAAAAGGTCGATGTTCTCAGCGGGTCTGATGCAATGTCAGAGAGAAGATCGGGGATCTCCGATTCGTGAAAGAAAAGAGAGGGATGGTTTTCCGTGTGCGGCGGCAGCACCGGGTCGGACAGACCTGTGCCCTGCAACATCAAGGAAAGCAATATCGCCAAAAACGCGCGCACGGATCCCCTCCGAAGGGACGGGTGAAAAAGTCCCCCCTTAATTATATCAGCTTTGGAGGGGTTCTCTCAAGGGAGGGGCTCCCGAAGGAGAAGGACAAAGCCGCCCTCCCGTCGAAGGATGCGGGACGGATACTGCCTCTGGATCTCCTCTGTCCGATGAAGGGGAGTTACGATGTAGAGCGGGCGATCTGTCGCTGTCATCAGTCTCTCCCGTCCCTCCGCAGAACGATCCGACCAGGCTCGCCGCCCCATTGTGTAGAGATGGGCATAGCTCTTGAAACCGGCGATACAGAGATCCGCAGGCTCCTCCCGCAGGCTCTCGTAAAGCGCAATGGCTCCCCCCTGGGAATGTGCCTCGATTTTGGGAAGCAAAAAGGGCCAGGATAGAAGGACACAAAGCCCGACAGTGAAACCCTGACTCATGGTTCCTCTTTGCCAGTTTCCACGGAAGACCCACAGGAGGGAGACAAGGGTCCCCAGTGCAAAGAGAAGCCCTGGAATCAGTGCCAGAGGACTCCAGGGAACCGGGCGAAGTATGTTGGCACGGGTAAACTCGTCCTCAATTAGATGAATCCAGGCATCCGGGTTTCTCATCAGGGCTGGCAGTGCGATGAGAAGAAGGGAGATCAGGCCCCCCACGAGAACCCAGAAAATCAGGGTCAGTTTCGAGAGCCTTGTCGAGTTGGCCAATAATCGTACTTCCCTTGCCGCCAACCAGGCTCCCGGCATGTAGACCAGGCTCGTGTAGTGAGGAATCTTGGTTTTCACAAGAGCAAAGAGAAGAAGGACAAAGAGCAGCCAGACTCTGGCAAGAAGAGTGGCGTCTTTCAGGGAAGGATCGCTTTCCTTTCGAAACAGGAATCGAAGAGCAAAAACAGAAAGCGGGAAACAGCCGAGGAGAAAGATCAGGAATTCGTAGCCGGGGAATCCCCCGTGGCCGGCATCCTGAGTCTGAAGCAGGCGAACCTGGTAGCGGACAAACTCCCGGATGAAGTCTCCCCCATTCACAAGACTCTCCATCAGAAACCAGGAAGCGGCACTGAGAACAAGAGCAAGTAAGAAAAGCGAGAAGGGGAGAATGCGAAGGTGAAAATCGCGCTTGATCAAGCGATAGATCACAAAGATCGCAATCGGGATTCCAGCGCCAAGAGGCCCCTTGCTCAGCACTGCAAGGCCGAGAGAAAGGCCGGAAATCATCGCAAGAGGAAAAACCCTTTCCTCCCGGCGATCCAGTTCGAAGAGGAGAAACAGGCCGAGAGCAATCCAGAAATTGAAGACCGGATCGATCAGACCCATGCGCCCGGTTACCAGAGGGAGAAAGCTGCCAAGATAGAAGCCCGCCCAGAGGAGCCCCTGCTTTTCATCCTTCCATCGCCGCCCCATCAGAAAGAGCATCAGGGCTGTCATGATACTGGCGATGGCACTCGGCAGTCGAGCCGATGCTTCGCTATCGCCCAGAAGAGAGGAAGCCATAGCCTGCAGCCAGAAGAAGAGAGGAGGTTTCTCGTAAAAGGGCTGACCGGCGATGGTCACTGTCAGGTAGTCGCCACGCTCGCTCATCTCGCGGGCAGCCTGAGCGAAGTTGAACTCATCCCAGTCGAAAAGGTGAACACTTCCGAGAAGAGGGAGGAAGACAAGAACCGCTAGCAAAAGAACCGGAAGGATGCCTCTCATGATGGCTTCTGATCCCTGCTGCGCAGGTCGGCGGGCAGCCAGAGTTTGGACATCAGGTCCACGCCGAACATTCCCAGAAGTGCCCCCCCGAGAACATCCAGGGGAAAGTGCGCTCCGACATAGACCCTGCTCACGCCCACCAGGAGAGCGAGCAGATAGAGCCAGCGCATACGGTTTCCGAAAAGAAGATGAAAGCCTGCAGCAAGTCCGAAGACGGCCTGGCTGTGACCCGAAGGGAAACTGCCATGGCGCAATTCGCGAAAGAGCTGCCGCATCGGAGTTCCATCGGGCAGGACTCCGCCCAGTTCCAGCAAGGGACGCGGGCGACCGACCCAGTCTTTCAAGAGATGTACGAAAACCGTGGTGAGCAGGACTGCCCCTAGAAGGAAAAGAAAGCGACTCCAGAAGCGACGGCGATCCAGCAGTAAGAGCCCCAGAATTGCAAGAGGCGCAGCAAGGAGCCCGTCTCCCAGCCAGGTAACCCAGCCAAGGAGCAGATCGCTTCCGGGAAAGTGAAGTCCATTGATCCAGGCGAATAGTGCGATATCCGCCTGACGAATCCAGGAACTGAGCGTACAAGCCGCCGATGGGGAACAGGTCTGGAGGAGTATCATGGAGCGAAGATAGTCAGGCCTTGTCCGGGGAACAAGAGAAAAGGCTGGCTCAATGTTTCCAAATATGGTACATTAATAAAAGTCCCCAACAAGTTGTGATACATGAAGATACGCAACATAACACTCCTTCTGGCCCTTTTTCCCCTTCTTCTCTCTGCCGAAGAACTGAGGCTGCTGGACTGGAATATCCTGAACTATCCGGGTGCGGGCTCGGACAGGGAAACCCACCTGTCGACTGTGATCGGGGAGTTGGAACCGGATCTACTCGTCGTACAGGAGCTTCAAAATATAAACGGCTACCAGCAGTTTCTCAGTGCGGTGCTTGAGCAGGTTCATCCGGGGCAATGGGGCGAAGCCCCCTTTCACAACAGCTACAATTCGGACCGGGGTCTCTACATCCGTGAGGAATGTGCCACCGTGATCGACTCCGGATGGCTGGACACGGATCTTCGCGACATTGAATGGTGGGATCTGGAGGCCACCTCCTCGGGAGATATCTTTCGCCTCTACACCCTGCACCTGAAAGCAAGCCAGGGAAGTACGAATGAAAACCGCCGGCACGATGAGTGCCTGGTCTTGCGCAACCAACTCGACACGCTCCCCGAAGACATGCCTTTTATCGTCGCCGGCGACTTCAACATCTACCACTCCAGTGAGCCCGCCTATCAACTGCTTCTCTCCAGTGGCCCGGGACAACTCCTTGATCCCATCGACTCTCCAGGGAACTGGCACGACAATCCCTCCTTTGCATCGATCCACACACAGTGTCCAAGGAAGGAGCAGTTCGGCGGTGGATCTTACGGAGGAATGGATGACCGCTTCGACCTGATTCTTGTCAGTGAGCACTTGCTGGATGGCGAGGGTCTGGAACTGCTTCCGGAAACCTATACCGCCTACGGTAACGATGGAGAACACTTCAACGAGTCGATTCTCTACGGCGGTTTCAACAATGCTGTTCCCTTTGAGATCGCCGAAGCGATCCACGAGGCCAGTGACCATATCCCGATACTTGCAGATATCGCACTGGGGGAAAGTGTCGATGCGCCCGAAAGTGAGGCGCATTCGATCAGACTCTCCGCATGGCCGAATCCCTTCAACCCGACCTGTGTTCTGGAAGTCCGTCTGGAAGAAGCCGCAAAGGTGACTCTGGAGATTTTCAATCTAAAGGGCCAGAGGCTTGAAGTACTCGTTCACCGCATTCTGGAAGCGGGCAGGCAGCAGTTCCCATGGAAGGCGGAAGGGCAACCCTCCGGTCTCTACCTTGCAAGACTACGCACAAACAGGGGGCAGGAAAAAGTGACCAAGCTGCTTCTTGTCCGATAGTCAAACGGTTGACAATCCCGAAAACCCTTGATAGCTTCTCGCATCCGGGAAATCCGGTATGTCCCCTTCGTCTAGCTCGGTTAGGACACCAGGTTTTCGACCTGGCGACACGGGTTCAAATCCCGTAGGGGATACCTTCTCAAGCGAGGGCTTTTGCCCTCGTTTTCTGTTTTTTGGCATGGCACGCTTGCCCTTCAAACCTGTTCCGGCTAGTTTCCATGGAAGATCCAAAGGAAGCCCATGCCCCATCGCGAAGCCCTATACAGCGTCCGCGAGGAAATCCTCCACAGTATCACTCACGGTCTGGGTGCTTTGCTGAGCATCGCCGGCCTTGTCCTTCTCGTCACCTTTGCGGCTCTGCGTTCTGACGTCTGGAGCGTAGTGAGCGTAAGTATCTTCGGAGGCAGCCTGGTTCTCCTGTATCTGACTTCCACCCTTTACCACGGCTTTCCCTGGCCCCGAGCGAAGATGATCTTTCGCAAACTGGATCACGCAGCCATCTACCTTCTCATCGCGGGAAGCTACACACCCTTTGTGCTGGTAAATCTCCGTGGAACCTGGGGCTGGACTCTCTTTGGCATTGTCTGGGGTCTGGCACTCCTCGGCATTCTCTTTGAAGTGTTGCTCAAGCGTCCGCCCAAGTGGCTCTCTCTGGGTTTCTATCTGGGTCTGGGATGGATGGTCCTTGTTGCCGCAAAGCCCCTCATCGAGTCGGTTCCCGCCTTGGGTTTACTCTTCCTGGCTCTCGGAGGCCTCTCCTACTCTCTGGGCACGGTTTTCTACGCATGGAAGAAACTCCCCTACCACCACGCCATCTGGCATTGCTTCGTCATCGGGGGAAGCGTCCTGCACTTCTTCTCTGTCTTCTATTCCGTGATCCCTGAGGCGTAGCTAGAATACACCCCAAGCTCAGGGCGTAAGATATTGTCACTTCATGTGTTCTGATATATGTCGCCCTGCTGGCGGGCGCAGGCACAATTTCCCGGCCAGAAGCTAGAGGCCCCGATACACCGCCAGTACTTTCCCGAGAATGCGGATTTCCGCTGAGCCGGCCGGCACGATAATGGGATCCATACTCGCATTCTCCGGCTGAAGGCGAATGGCATTGGACTCACGGTAGAAGGTCTTCACCGTGGTTTCGTCATCCACCATGGCAACGACGATTTCTCCGTTGCGTGCCTCCTCCTGAGACTGCACGACCAGCATGTCCCCGTCGAGGATATGGGCATCAATCATGGAATCCCCCGTGACCGTCAGGAGGAAGCTGCCATTGCGTGCCATGGAGCTGTCGATTTCCCTCCAGCCCTCGATGTTCTCTTCGGAGAGTACCGGCTGTCCGGCGGCCACGCGTCCCAGAAGCGGAAGACGAAGCACACTGTCCGCAGAGCTCGGGCGAAAGTCCAGAAGCTCAATGCCCCGGGACTTGTCCCGCTCGCGGCGGATGTAGCCTTTCCTCTCCAGAGCTTCCAGATGGTCCTGCACTCCCCGGGGAGAACGGATTCCGAACTGCCCGCCTATTTCCCGAAGGGTTGGCGGGTAGCCATTCTTATCGAGAAAGTCCCTCAGGAAGTCGAGGATGACAGACTGGCGATCTGTGAGAGCCTTTTTTTGCATACAGACCTTCTACGGTGAAAGTACCAAGCCCGGGAACAGCGAAGCTGCACCCGACGCACTCCATCGGAGCACAGGCGAAGGACGGGGGTCAAGAAAAAGCGCGGACCGGTCTCCGGGCGGGGCCCGGGGGTGAGAGACTCTGTTTCCGGAGACGGACGATCCGTCCGGAGCCAGCCCTTCGCGCCAGAATCGAGGAGCAAGGAGGAGGACGGCTGGGCCGACCTCATGAATGTCGAGCAGAGCGAACCCTCCCTGTCGCCTGCAGGACTCTCCTTCTCCCCGGAACTTTCTCCGGCCGCCCCGTCCCGGGCAAGGCGCTCTCCTGTCGGACAGATCCTTTCCCGAAGCAATTCCACAGCCGGATAGATACCCCCTGCCGGATGTACCTTGCAGCCGGGACAGAGAGCGTAGAGTTCAGGGTGTTCCGGATCCGATGGAAGATGAGCCGGATTTTCTTTCCGGAACCCCCTGGATTTCTCATTCATTGCCGCCCGGGCATTAGCCAGGGCCTCTTCAAGACTCAGGTCTCTCTTCTCCTCAAAGGGAATCGGGTATTGCTGGAGAGAGCTGTGATTCATGATTCTTTCCTCCTGAGAAGACGCGCGCGGCGAACGCTGTCCACACCGAAACGCCGCCCTAGCTCATCCATGGCATCGCTCACGCGTTCGCTGTGGCGAGACCCGGGTTCTTCAAAAAGACTCCGGGGAACTTCTTCCCGCGCCAGAAGCGAGGAGACAGAAATCCCCAGAAGCCGGGCCTTCTCTCCCCGGCGGTCCACCCGCGTGAGGAGCTTTTTGGCAATCTCGTAGAGTGCCCAGGCCTGATCGATGTACTCGGAACTGCTCATGGAGCGGGTCATGCTGCGGAAGGAGGCAGTACGGAACTTCAGCGTCACGGTGCGCCCGGCCACGCCCTGTTTGCGAAGACGGCGGGCCACTTTCTCGGCAAGAGCCAGAAGCGTTCGCTCAATGGCTTCCTGCGAGCCCCGGTCCTCGGGGAAGGTGATTTCGTGGCCCACGGATTTTTCTTCCTGAAGAGGCTCGACGGGCCGCTCGTCCACACCACGGGACAGACGCCAGAGGTGAGTCCCCCACTTGCCGAAGCTTTGCTCCAGTCTTTCCAGGCCCATCCCGGCCAGATCGCCAATCGTTTCCACACCCATGCGCTGGAGACTCTCCAGAGTTCGGGGACCCACGCCCCAGAGGCGGCTGACGGCCAGGGGATGAAGAAAAGCCTCCACCGTGCCGGGAGGAACCACCACGATGCCAGCCGGTTTGTGCAGGTCGGAGGCAATCTTCGAAACAAACTTCACGGGCGCGATTCCCACGGAGGAGTTCAGACCCGTTTCCTTCAGAACCCGCTTCTGGATATGGCGGATCGTCTGCTCCGGCGGCCCGAAGAGCAGGAGCGTCCCGCTAAGGTCGAAAAAGGCCTCGTCCAGACTCAGGGGCTCGACCCGGGGCGAGTATTCCCGGAGGATGCTCATGACCTGCCGACTTTCCTCGACATAGGCCTCCATGCGAAGATCCATGAAGCAGGCATCCGGGCAGAGTTTCCAGGCCCGACGCAGGGGCATGGCACTGCGGATGCCCAAAGCTCTCGCCTCATAACTGGCCGCCGCCACCACTCCCCGGCGACTCGGATCACTACTGCCCACGACCACGGGACGACCCCGCAGTTCAGGGAAATCCCTCTGCTCCACCGATGCGTAAAAGGCATCCATGTCCAGATGAGCGATGGCGGGAGAACGGGAGAACAAGAGCAATTCCTTTCCTTTGGCTTCGTGGAAAGGAATACTATACATTTGTATAGTGTGTCAAGCCTCTCTCAAAAAAAAGTTCCAAGTCCTTGGGGCACAAGAAAAAGGGAGAGGCAGCACCTCTCCCCCCAAGGCTGGAAGCGACCCGGTCTTAGCGATAGAGAGCCTTGAACTGGCTCCAGCTACTGGTCTCTGCCGGAGCCATGTCGCAACTGCTGGGACCGAAATCGCTGCTGTAGCGATCATCGCCCGGAACACTGATGGCCTCCCAGTGAAACTCAAAGAGATCACCCTCAAGAGCAGCGAAAATAACAGGAGCCTCTGTGACAGGATCCCCCAGAGGCACTCTCCAGTCGAGAAGCCAGGAGCCGTCCGGCTCAAGGCGACCCGGGACATTGCCCATACCGGGGTAATCCGAAAGGTCGATGCTCAGTTCAAGGATC from Candidatus Krumholzibacteriia bacterium harbors:
- a CDS encoding DUF3524 domain-containing protein, whose amino-acid sequence is MKILILEPYYGGSHRQLVDGMVRHLEEDFLLWSLPARKWKWRMRGAAAVFADRWREEKPEVDLVFASSLMNLAEFRGLIPAEARQIPALLYFHENQLNYPTRNEDPRDYHYGWINILSALSADRVIWNTAFNRDSFLNALPGFVRAMPDHAPRDLSARILDRSHLLPVPLSPDFLDRPMPPEREGLCRILWNHRWEHDKNPEEFFEALYQLDKEGLDFQVSVIGESFREQPPVFEEAKQRLAHRIARWGYLESRGEYLEELERAHLVVSTSLHEFQGLSVLEAAARGALPLLPADLAYPEIWPSTCLYPRGELFPALRERVLKPYPGDGSPLFEITDVFSWPHQVSAWKALLHSFL
- a CDS encoding heparinase II/III family protein; translated protein: MRAFLAILLSLMLQGTGLSDPVLPPHTENHPSLFFHESEIPDLLSDIASDPLRTSTFSGILSRVENYATMGPDSLVLDYWGYRQVAELSLAARLGSAETASTASETLEELALYLCDNWGPSDLDSFLGELSPALRLWNLSWAYDHGFRSASDSLRQRLVSEMLESMEVLSSDSLFTKFQFNPLVSNKGITIGASLLLAGMALGEDLPGDPVVAQAKQAGRVYIKRGIEDLLPADGTYREGISYLVWTMMTLLPAWEASWRLEGTAEWEEEHLQRVLEWMAWQILPVGEGKFLNRNDSSTLAFETSRHVSLLEWASGRLAEPGLAAWLLRHTSGAEGHNLGEDSDTWATVLWHQNPPELDPRLLGRDRFFPDRGFYVYRQAWPGDPLEDSFLMTLEGGQFMGGHMQEDVGQFTLRAMGHGFAIDHGYGDTDTKAHNLPTIDDRGQHNAGKSIGTDGVMSFLWDSDFLKYLKVDMAQAYTTHSAFNDPDVPWEGWDWSWGYDGGNPMQVAERSLLLFPGEEGELPEIYLRDDLLSEIGGDRALRWRMHLEEDLQVQLTGVDTWEIAGDNGSLHLYAHEPAFVDGAWGLSSWDNGNVDPESQVFRFYRSEERNRVLMHLAPVPLNTEAPRDTTFRFAGGILATSERGNRSRRILLRKDEEWVEGAGSYSDGLWAGVELQSGMRTASFLFEGSRYLDQGRTMVQLDRPSSVTWQGETVLLGDDNLDFLIWAPDATEVLCNGVSQPFVRNGDYVTNRKDSDPDPVPVLAGVEMGEPRSSDGRTWIFPLIPHRDVSVVARIYDIRGRRLETLHEGSLTSPRDLVWDSSNLSRGVYLFRLSAPGVEIRRKILTPLSN
- a CDS encoding isocitrate/isopropylmalate dehydrogenase family protein, producing MSYRIAWLPGDGVGNEVMEASKLVLDVLKLDAEYPHGDIGWELWKSEGNPFPDRTIDLLKESNAALFGAITSKPPAEAEKELSPELQGKGHKYFSPIVRLRQEFNLHTNLRPCKAYPGNPLNFRDGIDLVVFRENTEGLYTGIEAHPVPDELFDTWAKHAPKAERFRDVPRDEMAMTTRLVTRAGCESIVRQAFEFAKTHGRKSVTLVEKPNVLRQTGGMFTRAAHKVAADYPDIPLWETNIDAMAMWLVKNPEDYDVLVAGNMFGDIISDLAAQLVGGLGFAASGNIGDNFAVFEPTHGSAPKYAGQYKVNPMAMLLSTRMMLDFLGESDASARLESAIATVIADGNFRTYDMGGSHSTLEVAEEVARKL
- a CDS encoding glycosyltransferase family 39 protein, coding for MRGILPVLLLAVLVFLPLLGSVHLFDWDEFNFAQAAREMSERGDYLTVTIAGQPFYEKPPLFFWLQAMASSLLGDSEASARLPSAIASIMTALMLFLMGRRWKDEKQGLLWAGFYLGSFLPLVTGRMGLIDPVFNFWIALGLFLLFELDRREERVFPLAMISGLSLGLAVLSKGPLGAGIPIAIFVIYRLIKRDFHLRILPFSLFLLALVLSAASWFLMESLVNGGDFIREFVRYQVRLLQTQDAGHGGFPGYEFLIFLLGCFPLSVFALRFLFRKESDPSLKDATLLARVWLLFVLLLFALVKTKIPHYTSLVYMPGAWLAAREVRLLANSTRLSKLTLIFWVLVGGLISLLLIALPALMRNPDAWIHLIEDEFTRANILRPVPWSPLALIPGLLFALGTLVSLLWVFRGNWQRGTMSQGFTVGLCVLLSWPFLLPKIEAHSQGGAIALYESLREEPADLCIAGFKSYAHLYTMGRRAWSDRSAEGRERLMTATDRPLYIVTPLHRTEEIQRQYPSRILRREGGFVLLLREPLP